The genomic interval TGTGAGAGGAATGCAGCCATAGTGTGTGCAGTCAGGAATCAAGTGAGGAAAGCCATAGACCTGATAGAATTCAGTCTGTCAAGGGACGTGAAGGGCAACAAAGAGGGTTCCTACACCGATCTCAGtggtgaaaggaaaataaggtgGGTGTTGTCCTCATGGGAGCAGGGGACCTGTTTAGTGTGGACAGCAAAAATGCTGGGGTCCTGATTGTcgtctttgtttctttcttatccAGCAAGCGTGGCTTTCAGGAATTCCATGGCTCAGAGGCCACGCTGAAAAGCTGGAGCAATCGAGATGTGGCTTTGGGTCAGGCAAACCTCGAAGAATCTGGATCTGTGGAACACATTAGGCTTATTTGCTCCATAGTAGAATGTACCcatgagtgctgagggagctgtccCCACCACTTGATCAATGTAGGCTGGTGACTGGGAGAAGTGTCCCAAATCCTGGGCAAAAGTATGTGTTACTCCTGTTAAAGAAGACCAAGAGGGTGGAAGCAGGGAGATAGGGGCCCAGGGCCGTCAGGTCAGTCTCTTGGTAGGAGGCGGAACAGTGCATTCTGGAAAAACTTGGAGCTTGGAAGCCATTTCCGTGCTCATGCAGGATGAAAATACCTGCAGTGTCACACACAGCGTGGATTCACGATGGAGAAGTCATGGATTGATGGAGGTGATTcatcagaaagaaacaacaagcCTGAAGGATGTGGGAAGAGGACTGTGTACTTTCTTGCTGGAGCTCAGAAAGGCTTTTGACATTGTCCTCCATGAGATGGTCCTAGTGAAGCTGTGGAAGAATGGACTAAATGAGTGCTCCTGAGCAcggagaaaaaaacagctcagttGAAGAGGCAAGCAAGTTTGCACAAATGAGCCAGGGCTGCTGGATCCCAGAAGCGTCAGGTGGCTGGGGATGGTCGTGGAACGGAAGTGATGAGCATATGTTCACAAGTCTCTCCTAGACTCAATCAAAGAAGGAATGCATTGTTGCTGCATGAGCAAAACACATCTCTGCCCTGCTGACATAGAGGAGATGTGTTCTGGTGCAGAAGTGCCAGCTAATGTTTTTGTTCCTATGGAACACTTTCTGAAGAGACTATCCCTGTGCAAGGCAATTTACAATCTACTTTTGCATTGGCCACGGGTGACCCTTTTGGTATGGGTCCTCCCTATCCGTGCACGCTGTCTGCAGGCCTGAGCATCACTCGCACCAGGCAATCCCTCCCCCgagaggaggaggagcaagGAACTGCAAAGGAAACCAGCACAGCCGTCAACTCAAAAGGACGGACCTTATTCCGTGGTGCTTTTTAGGTAACAGCAGGGCTCTGGAAGGCAATAGTCCCCTTCCACAGAAGAACTGATGGTGTGATATCGTTTCTGTGCCTGGAGACTGCGATGAGAGTGTACGATGcgaaataaacacagaaatgtctCTTGAGAAGAGTAAGCTGTGGGAGAAGACATTTGCAAGCAGCAGAACATCCCAGCTGGCTTCTGAGGGAACGAACAGAGGCTTGTGGAGTAGTCTGAGAGACAGCAAAATGAGTCCTCGGGCAAAGCAGGTCCAGGGTATTCAGAAGTGGGCCGCATTGACATGAGGATGTGCCTGCCTTGCTACAAAGGCGGTTACAAATGAGGTCCTGACATTTCCCAAGACACACATGCCATTCTGTGCCTGAAGCACAGAATACGTCTTCTACCCGCATTGACGTGTTTCTGCAAGGAAGCTCCTTGTGCCTTTCATCCTGGAACTTGAAAGGTGGCTCCGTGGACCAATTGGGAAGGTCAGAAACAAGAGAATGAAATGACAGGGTtgacaaaaccaaacccacaacCTGTGCCATTAGAAAGGATAATTTGCATTTGAGGAGAGTCTCTTGAACAATTACTGCCAGAGTACAGTGACTTTGGCCCTGCGGCAGGGCACGAGCTGTATAAAAGAAGGCCCATCTCCTCTCTCTCAGTCATCCACACCTCTCGCCTTCATCTCCCTGGGAACGAGGTGAGTCTGAATCCCTTTTACCATCGTCTGCTTCTCAGGGATTTGTTTGCGCGTATAAGTGCCTTTATCCCCCAAGGTTGGATCTTGGGGAAGCAGGTTGCCCTGAGAGAGGGAAGGGGGCAGCCAGTGTGGCAAGATGTTGGGCATTACCTGAGATGTCTCCTTAGCTATGAGCTAGTCAAGGACCAAGCTGTGCCTGTCTGCTCTTGGCCAGAACACTGAGGtcaaaagggaaggagaagccCATGGGCTTCGTGACACATCCACCGTATCCCTAGGCAGCACCGTGCCTTGGCTCTCTCCCTTCCTGAGATGGCAGGCAGCTTCTCACTCACTTCTGAGCTCCTCCTGACCCTCTGTGCCAACAGGTGCCCCTCCAGACACAAGACATGTCCTGCTACAACCAGTGCCTGCCACGCCTGCAGTGTCGGCCCTGCGGCCCCACCCCGCTGGCCGACAGCTGCACCGAGTCCTgcgtcaggcagtgccaggactccaacgtggtcatccagccctctcccgtggtggtgaccctgcccggacccatcctcagctccttcccgcagaGCACCGCCgtgggctcctccacctccgctgccgttggcagcatcctcagctctgagggtgTGCCCATCTCCTCTGGAGGCTTTGGCCTCTCTGGCATTGGCAGCGGCATCTGTGGCAGGCGGTGCTTCCCCTGCTAAAGCTGCTGGCCATGGCCCTGGAGAAAGACCTCCATAGCCCATGAAGTTTGGAGAAGACCTGAGAGAGAGCACCGGGGCAAATCTCATCTCTCAGAAAACATGCTCCACGAGTTCTTTTCCCTTCGTCcatccttgtttttgtttttcttcttctttttttttttttttttcctgtgtcctCTGTGCTCACTGTCAACTTTCCTGGACTGTGACTGCCATTGAATCAGCCGCGGAACGTCTGACGGGCCCTGTGCCATCCACACAAAGGGCAGATGCACAGCTGGAGGCATGGCTGCCATGGCCATGCCGTTCAGACTCTCCTCTGCCCCCGGTGCTTCTGGCAGCAGGGCCTCCCCTTGCATGCACCTAGTTTTCAAATTTTCACTCATTAAAGCTTTAATGCATTTGAATCTGCACCTGTGTGTTATCCTTTCCCTTGCAAAGGCTGCCCAGTGGAGGGTAGGGGAGAGATGTTTGCAAGTGCTGGTTCTGGGAAAGggttcttccttctcctttgaaCAACTGGTACTACAGGCTGGCTTCTATTATCGTAGGCACGGCTGGGGTGTAATCACTTTACCCTCCGGTTTCTAAGCATTCTGGCTCATGTAGCGGTCTCAAGGGTCTTTACTTGGACCAGCACTCTCTAACAACTTTTCAGAGATGTGTTTGTCTGGGGTAACACAgcagaggaagtttttgagaaaggtaagaaaacagtgcaaattCTTCTAATGGTCAGTTTTGACGTAAAGCGAGGGGAAGTCAGTGGTTCCAAGGAAGAGGTCCGTTTCTTCAGAAGAGAACTTGAGGTAGCACTGTCCACATCGCTGTGGATGAGAGCAAGAAGGTAGCAACTCTGTCCCCAGCAGCttttaggaaagaaaggcaAGCCTTCCCATGGTATTTCCTGTGGGGTCCTGGACAATGCACCTTTCAGCCCGTAGTCAGCTTGAGTGCCCTCCGTATGGAGGGAGTTCAAAGAGGGCCTCCTTTGACCGGGGTCCTGAGCATCATCAAGcctttgaacagattaaacatgAGGAAACATTTGTGCAGTTGTTGTTGGGCCTGTCCgtgcagcaccagctctgcaaagTGAGCTTTCTAGCACCACTGTGGAGAATGGCCTCACCTGGAGCCTCTGGAAGAAAGCCCAGGAGAAACTAGTGCAGCACTGACTGAtggagcattggaacaggctgcccagagaggtggtgaagtctccttttctgg from Lagopus muta isolate bLagMut1 chromosome 25, bLagMut1 primary, whole genome shotgun sequence carries:
- the LOC125684632 gene encoding feather keratin 3-like, which codes for MSCYNQCLPRLQCRPCGPTPLADSCTESCVRQCQDSNVVIQPSPVVVTLPGPILSSFPQSTAVGSSTSAAVGSILSSEGVPISSGGFGLSGIGSGICGRRCFPC